One Rhizobium sp. NRK18 genomic window carries:
- the fabD gene encoding ACP S-malonyltransferase, whose amino-acid sequence MAIAFTFPGQGSQSVGMGKDLADNFAEARAVFEEVDEALGQKLSDIMWNGPEETLTLTANAQPALMAVSMAVIRVLEAKGLSLKDKVAYVAGHSLGEYSALCAAGTFSIADTARLLRIRGNAMQAAVPVGEGAMAAIIGLEHSDVEAVCAEASAAGSCQIANDNGGGQLVISGAKAAVEKAAALASEKGAKRALMLPVSAPFHSALMGPAADAMRAALSKVEKHAPVVPVIANVRAAPVSDADEIASLLVEQVTGQVRWRETVEWFAANGVDTLYEIGAGKVLTGLARRIDKTISGVAVNSPADIDAAIAALMA is encoded by the coding sequence GTGGCAATCGCATTCACATTTCCAGGCCAGGGCAGCCAGTCCGTCGGCATGGGCAAGGACCTCGCCGACAATTTCGCCGAAGCCCGCGCCGTCTTCGAGGAAGTCGACGAAGCGCTCGGCCAGAAGCTGTCCGACATCATGTGGAACGGTCCGGAAGAGACGCTGACGCTGACCGCCAATGCGCAGCCGGCGCTGATGGCCGTGTCCATGGCCGTCATCCGCGTGCTTGAAGCCAAGGGGCTGTCGCTGAAGGATAAGGTCGCCTATGTCGCCGGCCATTCGCTCGGTGAATATTCCGCACTCTGTGCAGCCGGCACCTTCTCGATTGCCGATACCGCGCGGCTTCTGCGCATCCGCGGCAATGCCATGCAGGCGGCGGTACCCGTGGGCGAGGGCGCCATGGCGGCCATCATCGGTCTCGAACACAGTGATGTCGAAGCGGTCTGCGCCGAGGCGTCCGCTGCCGGCTCCTGCCAGATCGCCAACGACAATGGCGGCGGCCAGCTCGTCATCTCCGGCGCCAAGGCTGCCGTCGAGAAGGCCGCGGCTCTGGCATCGGAGAAGGGTGCCAAGCGCGCGCTGATGCTGCCGGTCTCCGCACCTTTCCATTCCGCCCTGATGGGCCCGGCGGCCGACGCCATGCGCGCGGCGCTTTCGAAGGTCGAGAAGCATGCCCCGGTCGTGCCGGTGATCGCCAATGTGCGCGCCGCGCCCGTCAGCGACGCCGACGAGATCGCCTCCCTGCTGGTCGAGCAGGTGACCGGCCAGGTGCGCTGGCGCGAAACGGTCGAATGGTTCGCCGCCAACGGCGTCGACACGCTTTATGAAATCGGCGCCGGCAAGGTCCTGACGGGTCTCGCCCGCCGCATCGACAAGACCATCAGCGGCGTTGCCGTCAATTCTCCCGCAGACATCGATGCCGCGATTGCGGCGCTGATGGCCTGA
- the fabG gene encoding 3-oxoacyl-[acyl-carrier-protein] reductase, which produces MFDLTGRKALVTGATGGIGEEIARTLHAQGAIVGLHGTRREKLDALAAELGDRVHVFPANLSDRAEVKALGEKAEAEMGGVDILVNNAGITKDGLFVRMSDEDWDAVLEINLTATFRLTRELTHPMMRRRFGRIINITSIVGVTGNPGQANYCASKAGMIGFSKSLAQEIATRNVTVNCVAPGFIESAMTGKLNDKQKDAIMGAIPMKRMGTGAEIAAAVAYLASNEAAYMTGQTLHVNGGMAMI; this is translated from the coding sequence ATGTTTGATCTGACCGGCCGCAAGGCCCTCGTCACCGGCGCCACCGGTGGCATCGGCGAGGAAATCGCCCGCACGCTCCACGCCCAGGGCGCCATCGTCGGCCTGCACGGCACCCGCCGCGAGAAGCTCGATGCGCTGGCCGCCGAGCTCGGCGACCGCGTGCACGTCTTCCCGGCCAACCTCTCCGACCGCGCCGAAGTCAAGGCGCTCGGCGAAAAGGCGGAAGCCGAGATGGGCGGCGTCGATATCCTGGTCAACAATGCCGGCATCACCAAGGACGGCCTGTTCGTGCGCATGAGCGACGAGGACTGGGACGCGGTTCTGGAAATCAACCTGACGGCCACCTTCCGCCTGACGCGCGAACTGACCCATCCGATGATGCGCCGCCGCTTCGGCCGCATCATCAACATCACCTCGATCGTCGGCGTCACCGGCAATCCGGGTCAGGCCAACTACTGCGCCTCCAAGGCCGGCATGATCGGCTTCTCGAAGTCGCTTGCCCAGGAAATCGCCACCCGCAACGTGACGGTCAACTGCGTGGCTCCGGGCTTCATCGAAAGCGCGATGACGGGCAAGCTCAACGACAAGCAGAAGGATGCCATCATGGGCGCCATTCCCATGAAGCGCATGGGCACCGGCGCGGAGATCGCCGCCGCAGTCGCCTACCTCGCATCCAATGAAGCCGCCTACATGACGGGCCAGACGCTGCACGTGAACGGCGGCATGGCGATGATTTGA
- a CDS encoding calcium/sodium antiporter has translation MDFLFIAGGLVGLYFGAEWLLGGSVRIAARLGLPHLIVSLVIVGFGTSMPELLVSLRAAFAGAPDLALGNVIGSNTANILLIIGVSAVIFPMRQWDGNVRHDAIVMVLAALFVLVAVQFQHIGRLTGLIMLLLLGAYLFHAYRRGRDAPTESDVDIESAGQKMWLSVVMVVAGLAFLFVGAELLIRGATNIARDYGVSEAVIGLTVVALGTSLPELATAVIAALKRHSDIAIGNVVGSCIFNVLCILGITAVIKPIGVASQFATFDAPVMLAATVAFATLLIFAREIGRKAAYAMLAGYAVYIALLV, from the coding sequence ATGGATTTTCTCTTCATCGCCGGCGGTCTCGTCGGGCTCTACTTCGGCGCGGAATGGCTGCTTGGCGGTTCCGTGCGGATCGCCGCCCGGCTCGGGTTGCCGCACCTGATCGTATCCCTGGTCATCGTCGGCTTCGGCACATCCATGCCGGAGCTTCTCGTCTCGCTGAGAGCGGCTTTTGCCGGTGCGCCCGACTTGGCGCTCGGCAACGTCATCGGCTCGAATACGGCCAACATCCTTTTGATCATCGGCGTCAGCGCCGTCATCTTCCCGATGCGGCAATGGGACGGCAACGTCCGCCACGATGCCATCGTGATGGTGCTCGCCGCCCTGTTTGTCCTCGTCGCGGTGCAGTTCCAGCATATCGGCCGGCTGACAGGGCTTATCATGCTCCTGCTGCTCGGCGCCTACCTCTTCCATGCCTACCGGCGTGGACGCGACGCACCGACGGAGAGCGATGTCGACATCGAAAGCGCCGGACAGAAGATGTGGCTCAGCGTGGTGATGGTTGTTGCCGGCCTCGCCTTCCTGTTCGTCGGCGCGGAGCTCCTGATCCGTGGCGCAACCAACATCGCCCGCGATTACGGCGTTTCGGAAGCCGTCATCGGCCTCACCGTCGTCGCGCTCGGCACCAGCCTGCCGGAACTCGCAACCGCCGTCATTGCGGCGCTGAAGCGGCATTCGGACATCGCCATCGGCAATGTCGTCGGCTCCTGCATCTTCAACGTGCTCTGCATCCTGGGCATCACCGCGGTGATAAAGCCGATCGGCGTCGCCTCGCAGTTTGCGACCTTCGACGCGCCGGTCATGCTGGCGGCCACCGTCGCCTTCGCCACGCTGCTGATCTTCGCCAGGGAAATCGGCAGGAAGGCCGCCTATGCGATGCTCGCCGGCTACGCCGTCTACATTGCGTTGCTGGTGTAA
- a CDS encoding aldo/keto reductase, with product MKYNTLGRTGISVSEICLGTMTWGTQNTEAEAHVQMDYAVEKGINFFDTAELYPTTPVSAETQGLTEDYIGTWFKKTGKRSDIILASKVAGPGRPYIRDGRPTDAAGIREAIDASLKRLQTDYIDLYQIHWPNRGHFHFRSNWSYDPSKQDKEKVASDILSILETLDECVKAGKIRAIGLSNETTWGTQKYLTLAEQHNLPRVASIQNEYNLLYRHHDLDLAELSHHEDVGLLAYSPLAAGLLSGKYLDGQRPAGSRLTINNDLGGRYQPQQEPAVRAYVELAKKHGLDSSVLALAFLLTRPFMASVIIGATTMEQLAIDISAADVTLSDAVLNDIRKVHRLYPMPI from the coding sequence ATGAAGTATAATACGCTTGGCCGTACCGGCATTTCCGTGTCCGAAATCTGCCTCGGCACCATGACCTGGGGCACGCAGAACACGGAAGCGGAAGCCCACGTGCAGATGGACTACGCCGTCGAGAAGGGCATCAACTTCTTCGATACCGCCGAACTCTACCCGACGACGCCCGTTTCGGCTGAAACGCAAGGGCTGACGGAAGATTACATCGGCACCTGGTTCAAGAAGACCGGCAAGCGTTCCGACATCATTCTCGCCAGCAAGGTCGCCGGCCCGGGCCGTCCCTACATCCGTGACGGCCGTCCGACCGATGCCGCCGGCATCCGCGAAGCCATTGACGCCAGCCTCAAGCGCCTGCAGACCGACTACATCGACCTCTACCAGATCCACTGGCCGAACCGCGGCCATTTCCATTTCCGCAGCAACTGGTCCTACGATCCGTCGAAGCAGGACAAGGAAAAGGTCGCGAGTGATATCCTCTCGATCCTCGAAACGCTCGACGAATGCGTCAAGGCCGGCAAGATCCGCGCAATCGGCCTCTCCAACGAGACGACCTGGGGCACGCAGAAGTACCTGACGCTTGCCGAACAGCACAATCTCCCGCGCGTCGCGTCAATCCAGAACGAGTACAACCTGCTCTACCGCCATCATGATCTGGATCTGGCCGAGCTGTCGCATCACGAAGATGTCGGGCTGCTTGCCTATTCGCCGCTCGCCGCAGGCCTGCTCTCCGGCAAGTATCTCGACGGCCAGCGTCCGGCCGGCTCGCGCCTGACGATCAACAACGATCTCGGCGGCCGCTACCAGCCGCAACAGGAACCGGCCGTACGCGCCTATGTCGAGCTTGCGAAGAAACACGGCCTCGACTCGTCCGTCCTGGCACTCGCCTTCCTCCTGACCCGTCCGTTCATGGCATCCGTCATCATCGGGGCGACGACGATGGAACAGCTGGCGATCGATATCAGTGCCGCCGACGTCACGCTCAGCGACGCTGTACTTAATGATATCCGGAAGGTGCATCGGCTCTATCCCATGCCTATATAA